One part of the Bradyrhizobium sp. CB1650 genome encodes these proteins:
- a CDS encoding alpha/beta hydrolase, whose amino-acid sequence MQPKTITTDVLDIAYLEFGAPDGWPCIMGHGFPYDVNAFAEAAPILAQSGARVLVPFLRGYGPTRFRSATILRSGEQAALGADLLAFMDALGIARAVVAGYDWGGRAACVVSALYPERVVGLVSGNSYNIQNIARAMEPASPPEEAALWYQYLFHSERGRRALERNRRGFARQLWSMWSPTWAFDDATFERSAVSFDNPDFVDVVIHSYRHRYALVAGDPAYAGIEAKLAGQPPIRVPAIAIDGNSDGVNPGTAHHARKFEGFFERRVFAGAGHNLPQERPAEWAQAVLDVRKAAER is encoded by the coding sequence ATGCAACCGAAAACAATCACCACCGACGTCCTCGACATCGCGTATCTCGAGTTCGGCGCGCCCGACGGCTGGCCCTGCATCATGGGTCACGGCTTTCCCTACGACGTGAACGCCTTTGCCGAGGCCGCGCCGATCCTCGCGCAGTCAGGCGCGCGGGTGCTGGTGCCATTCTTGCGCGGCTACGGGCCGACACGTTTCCGCTCCGCCACGATTTTGCGCTCCGGCGAGCAGGCGGCGCTCGGCGCAGATCTGCTTGCCTTCATGGATGCCCTTGGAATCGCGCGCGCCGTCGTTGCCGGCTATGACTGGGGCGGGCGCGCGGCCTGCGTGGTCTCTGCGCTCTATCCGGAGCGTGTGGTCGGGCTCGTCTCGGGCAATTCGTACAACATCCAGAACATCGCGCGTGCGATGGAGCCGGCTTCGCCGCCGGAGGAGGCGGCACTCTGGTATCAATATCTCTTCCATAGCGAACGTGGACGGCGGGCGCTCGAGCGCAACCGGCGCGGCTTTGCCCGTCAGCTCTGGTCGATGTGGTCGCCGACATGGGCATTCGACGATGCGACATTCGAGCGAAGCGCCGTATCCTTCGACAATCCCGATTTCGTCGATGTCGTGATCCATTCCTATCGCCACCGCTACGCGCTGGTCGCGGGCGATCCCGCCTATGCCGGGATCGAGGCGAAGCTCGCAGGCCAACCGCCGATCCGCGTGCCGGCGATCGCGATCGATGGCAACAGCGACGGTGTCAATCCCGGCACCGCGCATCATGCCCGCAAGTTCGAGGGCTTTTTCGAGCGCCGCGTGTTCGCCGGCGCCGGCCACAATCTGCCGCAGGAGCGGCCCGCCGAATGGGCGCAGGCCGTGCTCGACGTGCGCAAGGCGGCAGAACGCTAG
- a CDS encoding HD domain-containing protein, whose protein sequence is MMTLPRLAAETLEKLLGSFMRRRYDNESHARVLEGATRTALECIGNSDALYHNIEHTMLVTLAGQAILMGRNLHTHLAAEDYNHVLIACLAHDIGYVRGLFEEDDEDGFLIDEAGTKVSLPRGASDASLMMYHVDRSKLYVRRRLPPIRGIDSERVARAIEGTRFPAREGQEYDEEASILRAADFIGQLGDPNYLRKANALYYEFEEVGINRQLGYDSPADIVNRYPQFYWNSVAPHIQTEIAYLNKTEIGRQWIANLYSNVFRAERDISLSGPQK, encoded by the coding sequence ATGATGACGTTACCGAGACTGGCGGCCGAAACCCTGGAGAAGTTGCTGGGCTCGTTCATGCGTCGCAGGTACGACAACGAGTCTCATGCCAGGGTGCTCGAAGGCGCGACGCGCACGGCGCTGGAATGCATCGGCAACAGCGACGCGCTCTACCATAACATCGAGCATACGATGCTGGTCACGCTGGCGGGCCAGGCGATCCTTATGGGCCGCAATCTTCATACGCACCTGGCGGCCGAGGATTACAACCACGTCCTCATCGCCTGCCTCGCTCACGACATCGGCTATGTGCGCGGCCTGTTCGAGGAGGATGACGAGGACGGTTTCCTGATCGATGAGGCCGGGACCAAGGTATCGCTGCCGCGCGGTGCATCGGATGCCAGTCTCATGATGTATCACGTTGATCGGTCGAAACTTTATGTGAGGCGGCGGCTGCCGCCGATCCGCGGCATCGACAGCGAGCGCGTCGCCCGCGCCATCGAAGGGACGCGCTTCCCGGCCCGCGAAGGGCAGGAGTATGACGAGGAGGCCTCGATCCTGCGCGCCGCCGACTTCATCGGGCAGCTCGGCGATCCCAATTATCTGCGCAAGGCCAACGCGCTCTACTACGAGTTCGAGGAGGTCGGCATCAACCGCCAGCTCGGCTACGACTCGCCCGCCGACATCGTGAACCGTTATCCACAATTCTATTGGAATAGCGTCGCACCGCACATCCAGACCGAGATCGCCTATCTCAACAAGACCGAGATCGGCCGGCAGTGGATCGCCAATCTCTACAGCAACGTTTTCCGCGCCGAACGCGACATCTCGCTGTCCGGGCCGCAGAAGTAG
- a CDS encoding transglutaminase family protein: protein MIYDIRHVTTYDYESPVSFARCTLRLEPTNGRGQELISHSVEIRPRPAERNVRRDFFGTLTESVVIEAAHRSLRIDSRSRVSVSRQPPARDASSPSWESIRDIAFEATSLGPSSPVGYVFASPLVPVLHPVTAYAAESFAPGAGILAGAVDLMHRIRNQFRYDPKATVISTPLNEVFDKRHGVCQDFAHVMIAGLRGLGLPAAYVSGYLRTIPPPGQPRLQGADATHAWVSLWCGAELGWVDFDPTNDLVVASDHIVLAVGRDFSDVSPIDGIIVGSPKQKLGVAVDVLLAE from the coding sequence GTGATCTACGACATCCGTCACGTCACCACCTACGACTACGAGAGCCCGGTCAGCTTCGCGCGCTGCACGCTGCGGCTGGAGCCGACGAACGGCCGCGGCCAGGAGCTGATCTCGCACAGCGTCGAGATTCGTCCGCGGCCGGCGGAGCGCAACGTACGGCGCGATTTCTTTGGCACACTGACCGAGAGCGTCGTGATCGAAGCCGCGCATCGCAGCCTGCGGATCGATTCCCGTTCGCGTGTCTCGGTGTCGCGCCAACCGCCGGCGCGCGATGCCTCAAGCCCGTCCTGGGAGAGCATCCGCGACATCGCCTTCGAAGCAACGAGCCTCGGGCCGTCGTCGCCGGTCGGCTACGTCTTTGCGAGCCCGCTGGTGCCTGTCTTGCATCCAGTCACCGCCTATGCGGCGGAGAGCTTCGCGCCCGGGGCGGGCATCCTTGCCGGCGCGGTCGATCTGATGCACCGCATCCGCAACCAGTTTCGCTATGATCCCAAGGCGACGGTGATCTCGACGCCGCTCAACGAGGTCTTCGACAAGCGTCACGGCGTCTGCCAGGACTTTGCCCATGTGATGATCGCCGGTCTTCGCGGGCTCGGCCTGCCGGCGGCGTATGTCAGCGGCTATTTGCGCACCATTCCACCGCCGGGCCAGCCGCGCCTGCAAGGCGCGGACGCAACGCACGCCTGGGTGTCGCTGTGGTGCGGGGCCGAGCTTGGCTGGGTCGATTTCGATCCGACCAATGATCTCGTGGTCGCGAGCGATCACATCGTGCTCGCGGTCGGCCGCGACTTCTCTGATGTCTCGCCGATTGACGGGATCATCGTCGGCTCGCCGAAGCAGAAGCTCGGCGTCGCCGTGGACGTGCTGCTGGCGGAGTGA
- a CDS encoding circularly permuted type 2 ATP-grasp protein yields MGEGATEGTGETGRAPSQRRVAQWVRDYSRLPGIPDEFLGPDGTPRAVWNRFFDAFGALAPDEIERRFAMADRHLREAGVTYRAPDDNADRPWSLSHLPLLIDEADWQQLSAGIKQRAELLELVLRDIYGEGRLVAEGALPAAAIAGSPEYLRPVCDVPPPGGRYLSIYAADVGRGPDGRWWVLGDRTQAPSGAGYALENRLVLSRAFSDLYKSMNVPRVAPFFEAFRDNLRASADRDEPRIGVLTPGSFSETYFEHATLARYLGFLLVEGDDLAVSDNRVHIRTVAGLKRLDVLLRRVDSNSLDPLELDASSHLGVPGLIDVLRKDGVVVANMPGSGVLEARALLGFLPALCRRLLGEELKMPHIATWWCGQRAAREEILSRLDQVAIEGAYRRGVPGFDSNGPVLAGELDASGRQRLVEAITTRGMDYVGQEVVRLSTMPVWELGQITPRPFVLRVFAAATADGWTIMPGGFCRIAEQPDARAVSMGDGARAADVWVVSEQQVSTATLLPATDKVRIRRIAGVLPSRAADNLFWLGRYLERAEATLRLVRALGSPMRGPNKGGAPASMQSNERIQRLLVAWGAISQSSRAEPARIVAEALQSADRFGSALSLVRAAQRTATSLRERLSPDAWQVITEMAERLAYEVEDDDSVISAAELTLQELVSFAGLAQENMNRAAGWRFLDIGRRAERAINTTRFARQFAYDEAGDEELDVLLTLIDCQITYRSRYLLAPLLAPVRDLAVLDGYNPRSVAFQVTTLNEHIAALPSLKEHGLIERPQRLAVAVQAMLATAEAEKLEVKTLFSLEQDLLKLADAIGLHYFPHGPNASRPEKLTGLA; encoded by the coding sequence ATGGGCGAGGGCGCAACCGAGGGGACTGGCGAGACGGGCAGGGCGCCCAGCCAGCGCCGCGTGGCGCAATGGGTGCGCGACTATAGCCGATTGCCCGGCATCCCCGACGAATTCCTCGGACCTGACGGTACCCCTCGCGCGGTCTGGAACAGGTTCTTCGACGCCTTCGGCGCACTGGCGCCGGACGAGATCGAGCGCCGCTTTGCGATGGCCGATCGTCACCTGCGGGAGGCCGGCGTCACCTATCGCGCGCCCGACGACAACGCCGACCGGCCCTGGTCGCTCAGCCACCTGCCGCTCCTGATCGACGAGGCCGACTGGCAGCAGCTCTCCGCCGGCATCAAGCAGCGCGCCGAGCTTCTGGAACTGGTGCTGCGGGACATCTATGGCGAGGGCCGGCTGGTTGCCGAAGGCGCGCTGCCGGCCGCCGCCATCGCTGGCAGCCCCGAATATCTGCGTCCGGTCTGCGACGTGCCGCCGCCCGGCGGCCGCTACCTGTCTATCTATGCCGCCGATGTCGGCCGCGGGCCCGACGGACGCTGGTGGGTGCTCGGCGACCGTACTCAGGCGCCGTCCGGCGCCGGCTATGCCCTGGAGAACCGCCTGGTGCTCTCGCGCGCGTTTTCCGATCTCTACAAATCGATGAACGTGCCGCGCGTCGCGCCGTTCTTTGAGGCGTTTCGGGATAATCTTCGCGCCAGCGCCGATCGCGACGAGCCGCGCATCGGCGTGCTGACGCCAGGCAGCTTCAGCGAGACCTATTTCGAGCACGCTACGCTGGCGCGCTATCTCGGCTTCCTGCTGGTCGAAGGCGACGATCTCGCCGTCAGCGACAACCGCGTCCACATCCGCACCGTCGCAGGGCTGAAGCGGCTCGACGTGCTGCTCCGCCGGGTCGATTCCAATTCGCTCGATCCGCTCGAGCTCGACGCCTCCTCGCACCTTGGCGTGCCCGGCCTGATCGACGTGCTGCGCAAGGACGGCGTCGTCGTCGCCAATATGCCGGGCTCTGGCGTGTTGGAGGCGCGTGCACTGCTCGGCTTCCTGCCGGCGCTCTGCCGCCGCCTGCTCGGCGAAGAGTTGAAGATGCCGCATATCGCGACCTGGTGGTGCGGCCAGCGCGCAGCGCGCGAGGAGATTTTGTCGCGGCTCGACCAGGTCGCGATCGAAGGCGCCTATCGGCGCGGTGTCCCCGGTTTCGACAGCAACGGCCCGGTGCTCGCGGGCGAGCTCGACGCAAGTGGACGCCAGCGCCTGGTCGAGGCCATCACGACGCGCGGCATGGACTATGTCGGCCAGGAGGTGGTTCGGCTCTCGACCATGCCGGTGTGGGAGCTCGGACAGATCACGCCGAGGCCGTTCGTGTTGCGCGTGTTCGCAGCGGCGACGGCCGACGGTTGGACCATCATGCCCGGCGGCTTTTGCCGGATCGCCGAGCAGCCCGATGCCCGCGCGGTGTCGATGGGCGACGGCGCACGCGCGGCCGACGTCTGGGTCGTCTCCGAGCAACAGGTCTCGACGGCGACGCTGCTGCCCGCAACCGACAAGGTCCGGATCCGCCGTATTGCCGGCGTGCTGCCGAGCCGTGCCGCCGACAATCTATTCTGGCTCGGCCGCTATCTCGAGCGCGCCGAGGCCACGCTGCGGCTGGTGCGCGCCCTGGGCTCGCCGATGCGCGGGCCGAACAAGGGCGGCGCGCCGGCCTCGATGCAGTCGAACGAGCGCATCCAGCGTCTGCTCGTCGCCTGGGGCGCGATCTCGCAATCCTCGCGCGCGGAACCGGCGCGGATCGTGGCCGAAGCGCTGCAGAGCGCGGATCGTTTCGGCTCGGCGCTGTCGCTGGTGCGCGCGGCGCAGCGCACCGCCACCTCGCTCCGCGAGCGGCTGTCGCCCGACGCCTGGCAAGTGATCACCGAGATGGCCGAGCGCCTCGCCTATGAGGTCGAGGACGACGACAGCGTCATCAGCGCCGCCGAACTGACCTTGCAGGAGCTCGTGAGCTTTGCCGGCCTTGCCCAGGAGAACATGAACCGCGCCGCCGGCTGGCGCTTCCTCGACATCGGCCGCCGCGCCGAGCGCGCCATCAACACCACACGCTTTGCGCGTCAGTTCGCCTATGACGAGGCGGGCGACGAGGAGCTCGACGTGCTGTTGACGCTGATCGATTGCCAGATCACCTACCGCTCGCGCTACCTGCTGGCGCCGCTGCTTGCGCCCGTGCGCGACCTCGCGGTGCTCGACGGCTACAACCCGCGCTCGGTCGCGTTCCAGGTGACGACGCTGAACGAGCACATCGCCGCGCTGCCGAGCCTGAAGGAACACGGACTGATCGAGCGGCCGCAGCGGCTCGCGGTTGCCGTGCAGGCGATGCTCGCCACCGCCGAGGCCGAGAAGCTCGAGGTCAAGACGCTGTTCTCGCTGGAGCAGGACCTGCTCAAGCTCGCAGACGCGATCGGGCTGCATTATTTCCCGCACGGTCCCAATGCCAGCCGTCCGGAAAAGCTCACGGGCCTGGCGTGA